A segment of the Daphnia pulex isolate KAP4 chromosome 10, ASM2113471v1 genome:
GTCAACAACCAGAGCTACTTGCCTGTCGGTCAAATCCGATTAAAAAACGAATGACACAActacaaaattatttaaaaaaaattagactgACCATGGGAACTCGTGAGGGACCGCCTCAACTCCACCGACGATGCGCTCAGACTCTTGGTTCTTGACTTGTCCGCAAACACCTGGCAAAAATCGACAAATGATTTCGTGatcgtcattaaaaaaatacgttgTGGGTCTTACCACGGGTGCTGAAGACGTGAGCGTGCTCGCCAGTGGGGACAAAGTAGCCTGGGCCCTGGACTTGGCTTGGGCGAGGGAAAAGAGCAGACCTGGGAGGCAAATTAGCTGGATTGCGAAAGTTTCTAAGCTTCGGGATCTCTGCCGCCTGAGTTGATTTCAATACAGAAAGTTGACGGTAATTTCAGTTTTGTATTTGTCAAAGAATTTAAGATTTTACCTGGGCAAGGGCGACAGCAACCAGAATTAGAGCTGCGATTTTCATTGTTCACTTGATTGCCAACGATTTTTCGATGCATAAAGAGATAGTGACTGGTTACGGCTCTTTATATTGATCAATGATGACGTCAAAGCCTTTAGAATTTGACACCgataagacacacacaactgcTGGGTGTTATTTAATCACCTCTCACTTATAGTCGAATTGACTAAAtcaacagttttgtttttactaaaaaaacaTCCAATCAATCACCAGATGAAGTAAATAATAAGAGTCAGCAGTCAGGTCAGTATTGTCCATTATTTAAGTTTAGTGTAAACTGTTTAGTCAATATTGTGTACTAAACAAAGGTCCGACTTTAATGTAAATAAGCGATTGTTTATTTAAGATTAGAACTGAAAAGTTGCTTGTCCGAGTAAGGGGTTCATCTAGTCCACATCCTTCAAGACGCAaccacagactaagagggtAAAGACTACGATCGGGGATAGGGCTAAGAGGAATGCTTGAAGCGATGCTCGTCCTATGCCGTATGGTGGCGCGTCGAGCACACTCTACCAAAGCCATTATCCCTGAGGGTAGTACTTGTACTACCAGAAGGCATTAAAGTAAATGCGGGTGTCTGGGTGTGTAGGAGGGGGAGGGATGTGGGGGGAGTGTACGCTGTTCTGGGCCAGGCTTCCAGAACCTTTAAttcagaatcagaataaatttatagaaatctaaactactgcatcgattttcttcaaactttttgtgtaaACTTACAGTAATTTATCTCAGCGGATAGGTaagtttcgattcatttggtaatactaaatttaatttaattttatgcggatttagtcattagctttttgtgACTTAGGACAACCACAACATCAATTCgattgtctgtttgttttgtttttgttgtctgaTTTATCAGTTAGTCAGTTACCGAACGTCGTCATCATGTTGACATGGTTAGCTTGcaatttgtaattattaaagTAACGCATAATTTCAACATTCCTGTTTCAATTCTTAGGCAAAAGACTATACTATGGATTACCTTATTCATCATTGTCATTGTAATTGTTTCGCATAGCTAAATGCTTCATGAAGGGTAAATCAACGCaatatcatttattattttgagttttcttaCGTATTTTGTTTGCCTAACTAATTTTGTTGTGACGCCCAGGAAAATGACCATAAAATGGGTTTGCTTGATTTTCATGGTAGTGTATTAAACCATTTCTGTGAGTCACtcattgattttgttgtgacgCCCAGGAAAATGACCATAAAATGGGTTTCTTGATTTTCATAGTGCACTAAACCATTTCTGTGAGTCACTCACTGATATAAATACCATATGATGAGTAGTCATCATGTATGGTAAGCactgaaataatttaccataATTGTAATGCCTCacgataaattttattttgactgttAGGCTAATGATTAGAAGTTAGACATGAATATGTATCGTCCTCACCTAAATTTGGATGTGCACGTGTCTGTTTCAGAAAGAAAGTTAAggacaggagaagatgagcATTGGtgatactaaattttattttattttatgcggatttagtcattagctttttgtgACTTAGGACAACCACAAAATCCATTAGGTTGTCTGTTGACAGTCTGTTGATGTCTtgttcagtaaaaataaatttcgtcaacagttttgttattgttacaggatattgtttctcttttagagAAGTTCAGTGGAACAAAGGTATTTTGGTGTGTGCTATTCCATTTAAGAAATGTACGTAAATTCATCAATTATGCTAGGCAATATTTTGGGATGAACAACTCACTGGCCCCATTGGTTTGGTGGCAGAATACAGTTTTCTTAAGGAACTAGatgttgtaaaaatgtttcagtTAAAACCTGGGCGCTTGCCTTCCATATCTGTTAAAAATATGCTGTTCATCACAAGACCTGAAGTTGAGCTGATGGATTGTATTGCCGATAACTTGCACAGGTATGAATAATCtacatattttaactttaaatagtCAACAATAAGTTAATTTACATTTCAGCGAAGAAAGCCAAGGACATTCTGCTAGTAAGGAATATCAGTTAATTTTTGTCTCCCGACGAAGTGCAGTATGTGAACAGCGGCTCAAGGTTGGTTAAAGTTACTTAAAtcagcgaagaagaaattgttgacaaaatTATTACTTCATTTAGGACAAAGGAGTGTATGGAACTCTTACTTCTATTGATGAACTGCCTGCTGATTTTTTCCCACTAGATAGTGATGTCATTTCAATGGAACTCGATAATGTTTTCaaggtatttatttatgaGCCAAACTTTGAAAGGGATTGCTtgtcatcaatttcttcaaatttattctcaGGATTTATATGTTGACAATGAAATCAGCTCCTTACACCAAATTGCTCATGGGTTAATGTCCCTCCAAAGTTTATATGGCATTTTCCCCAACGTTGTGGGTAAGGGGCGCCATGCCCGTAACGTATTCGAATTGATGACTCGAATGCGACGTGATATTGGGGTAGACTGTGATCCCCCCATGTCTCCGTTGTTCGACACTCTCATGATCATTGATAGGACTGTAGATTTGATAACTCCTGTTGTCACTCAGTTGACCTATGAGGGTCTTATCGACGAATTCCATGGAATAAAACATAGTAAGAAAGTATTGTTAGCTTCtgagtaaaacaattattttacttgcATTTTGTGGTTTCATTGTTATTTAGATACAGTCAAGCttccaggagaaaattttcaagCCTCATCAAATGCGGGCCAGTCACCTCGCTCTGATGGTAGCTCTGTTAAATCTGTTGTTCTAAACTCGGCCGAAGAGCTTTACGCTGATTTGAggtgaaatttttaatcagaCAAATTTTGCTTCCGAcagttttaaagttatttattttcgcaGGGACAAGAACTTTTCAGCCGTGGGTACTGCACTCAGTCGCAAAGCTAAAGCTATTTCAGCTCAGTAGCCTGGATAACGCCATTGTTGCATTTGGAGGTGTTAAGGTTTCTGCATTCGCACGCGATAGTGGAGAAATATTCCTAGACTCCTTCGATGATTCGGTAATCATGGTTAGTTTAAACTCAATAATATTTCTCCAGCAGTTTTTTTcatcgggatttttttttcttgtgtattcTCTTTAGATCAACCCGGATATACCTGATGAAAGGGAGCTGAGGGAGTGGCTTAAAGACAATCAGTaaacaaatccttttttacTGATTGTCTGAAGATCTTAATTACTTGACGTCCTTAAACATCGACTGCAGCTAATTgcctccatcttttttctcgaattgTTGCCTCCATCTGTTTCCCTGAATTGTTGCCTTGcctcaaacttttttcctaaAATATGGCTTCGATCTTGTAACCTGAACTGTTGCCTTTTTACCTCAGCCCTTGTGATGGAGAAATTGGGCCACTGTCTGAGTTTAACTCAAGAATTTCGTAAAAtgataaatgataaaataataataaatttatttcgtaaatgataaagaaaaaaaatccaggaaattacaataaacaaaatcttacgaaattcctacattttaattgttttgaaaatataagCAAAAGCTTTTAACTGATATCTTGCACGTTAATACCCGAGGGCGAACCTGGAAGGgtcttgtttttcctttttccctactgatatgagtcttcacacaccgtaaatttgtaagtgaaccattaacatttcaatagtgaatttttttgtaaatatagCTTAGATATCCCCCATGTTGTgtgaatttttacaaatttctgtGTGATCTCTAGACACAATCTATAAATTCCTTTATTAAACCCcctttttgcccattttcagGGCCAGGAAACAgcgtttcacgattttcaggCCCATTTCAGAAAATCTTGAAACGCTGTTTCCTGGGCTTGAAAATGGGCAAAAGGGGgtttaataaatgaatttttagatTGTGTCTAGAGatcacatataatttttaaaaaattcacacaaCATGGTGGATATCTAAGctatatttacacaaaaattcactattgaaatattaatggttcacttacaaatttacggtgtgtgaagactcatatcagtagggaaaaaggaaaaataatggctttGGTAGAGTGTGCTTGACGCGCCACCATACGGCATAGGACGCGCATCGCTTCAAGGGGTTTATAGCCGTTCGTAGTCTTTACCCTCTTAGTCTGTGACGCAACTAACTGACAGTTTACGTATTTGCTACGTGATAATGGGCCGGATTAATCGACCAAAAACAAAGTTgtgccttctttttttatggtaaaaattaatttatccCTTTTCTCCCTCTTTATCAAAATAAACCCAAGAGCTAAGTGGCAGCCACAGAGTATTGCGATGCACGTCACAGATATCAAACAAATGATTGAATCACGGGGTCCGCataaatcaacaaacaaaagaaatattccATGTTGTTGGCTGCCATGTTCTCCAATGTGACAACTAAAATTTATTCTTACgctatttttaattacatttaagTTTGAATCGACGTTTCCATTCCTCAAAATTCCTTCAGAATGTCCCAtcagttttattattattagatcgtaaacaaaaacatcatttaaattttatttccatgaAGTTCTTCATTTGACTCCGAGAGGGCAGCGCTGCTCTTTGAAGTTTTGGCTTTGGCAACACTGCACTGACTGCACGATCCAAACAAGAATAGCTGCCGCCTTCAACCACGACCACGCGAGATCTGAGAATGTTTCGAGTCGGGGGGAGccttaaaaaagtaaatctgCTGCAGTGATTTTCAGTCAAGTAGGATTTGTATTGAAGTTAAGTAAAACCTTGGTAATTTCACGACCTAAAGCCGAAAAAACGCAGGAGTTAAAATAAACAGGATATTTGTAAGGTAGAAAATGATACTTGAATCGAGTGCATGACTGTTTCtggcatgtttttttttttagattccaACGACATTAGACTTTTTTCGACCAAATTTTCTTGTCTTGTTGTAAATTAACTTCTTTGTAGAATGCCATTCAAAAATGCCAGGAAGAATACTGCACGAGTGTTTACCAATGTCCCAATGATAGACCAGTATGAGTAAACTTTTCTAACAGATGAGTTAAGAACCATTCTTTTCACTCTACAGAGAATCTTAGCAATGTAATGTGCTACTAATATTTTATCTATTCCTTGCAAatgcaatttgttttattgttcgTTGTCAGAATCAGCATAGGTTTGCCTTTTTCAACATGGGAGAGCAGTTCCATTGAGCCTTTGCTGACTTGCAGCCCATTATCATccttcaattttattatttgagttGACACAATCGAGGCAACCTTATGTTACATGATAAAGGTAAAGCAACACTTGCTTAAatctttgttttctgttttgctttgcatttttctttaaatatttcatgcttgattattttattactaaagttttgattttttcatttgattcgtAGGAGCCGTTTGTGGTGTTCAACGTGCAGTGGATTTGCAGCCAGTTCCGGTTGGTCATACTCTTTTTAAATTGCTGCTTCGACACTTCCGGTGGCTTGAAATGGTTTCTGTACACCTTGAAATTTAATCGGAGCACTAATATTGATCAATAGGTGACCCCCCCCCTCCTCGACAAAGTGTTATCTAATATACGTGTAATAAGTACCTGTCGTCGTCGATAGAAGGAAAAGAGGAGACTTCAAAACTGAGTTCCAGACGAAACCGTTCCTCCCAAAACTAGTGGCAGGCAAGATACCAAAAGTAAGACCCAGTCATAATTTGGCTGTTTTTGATGATTTATCTAATCTCAAACGAATACCTTCATGCAGTGGACGATTTATGGAAGCGTGTCTCGCCAGCCAAGAAATTTCCCAAGTTATTGAAAGACATTCATCATTGAAAGACCGATCCGGACCGATCCATCACCAGAGCCAGTATCACCGACACTGAAGAGGAATCACCCAACGAACGTCATCAAAGTGGAAGCAGAGCTGACAGCAAGTAAGAACCTTTGGTATCTTTCTCTAACCTTACGAAAATTCCAAGTTCTACTTTGGGTTGTGACTTGTGTTCAAATTGGTTTCATGGCCGTGTCGACATCACGAGAGATATGTCATAGACGATCTTAGAGTTTGTGTGTAATATGGGCTGTAAATACTCTGGAACTGTTGTCATTTGCAGTACGATGACTCACAGTGGTCGCGGATGAATTAGCAATCCTTTAATTAAcatgatttgattgaattgaattgttgGTTTCTCATTTTGAAATGGCCGTTGCTGTTCTTTGTTGTCATTTTCACACCGAGTGAATAGATGGCGCGTTTGTCCATTTCATGCGCCACGTTCCGCGGGTTCCGtgaactttattaatttaaaactctGAAGAGGCGATTTTCAACTGCATGTACATCATGCACGTGAAActgaaaagattttgaaacaaattccAATCCTCAAACGAATTAGAAgcgaatgaattttctttaatttcttgtcCGTCCTGATGTCCACTCCGCATTTTATAAAAATGGCAATCgaaattgctttttatttGCCGCGTCCCCACTATTGTAGAGAGAAACGTGCAAATCTTTAtgcaataaaaacaattttagtaGCATAAACAGTTCAATTTGTGTAGCCAAATTCCCACGCAAAGCGAATTTTTTGGATGAGTGCATAACTGAAATGCGAATTCCCcagtaaaaaatttatttgaaaattcttatCCGTTACCGatatgaatttgtatttatttttagtgcgaccagcattttttaaatctggcaatcgaaattgattttaatttttcgcgTCTTCATTTTCGGATACACACTTGAAAATTGGTTTGTGTATTCAGTAAATGTTATAGCATAACAcagttaatttttgtaaagatGCTCACCCCTTAATGAATTAGAaacaaatgcattttttttatcccccctTACATTATCCGATAAAAGTTTTCGAGTCGATGAGGAGATTTTGGATGTTGAACACTAAACTTTAAAGAGACTccacaatttcctcctccaacatgaaacccgtgaaatgATTATTGTGGTTTTCGTTGTCACTCAGAAACTGACAAGAACATGTCCAGAAATCAATCTGCACCCAAACTcgatcgcctttttttaagtttagcGTCGACTGAAGGGTCAGCGGACTCCATTGATTATCGATGGTGTTTGCCTCTTCAACATACCCCAATCCGATTTGACCCCCGTTCAAATAAAGAACAACTCCTAAACCAACAAGAgttgaagaatttgaaaatttggccATTCCcgtgaatgagaaaaaataagttccCGGTCGCGGTGCCGTGAATATCCCCGATGTCAAATCAATGCCATTTCCCTCGTTCACCCGCGCCAACTCGAACGGAATCGGAGTTTTCGTTGTGACGAACGAAGAATTTCTTTGGACGTAGAAATAGACAGGTGCTGATTTGACATCGGCGTATCCAATCCATTTCTGTAAATCTGCAAATCAAAGAattagacaataaaaaaaaggcagtaCAACGAAAACTTGCCGTACCATTCTGATTAGGATAAAAGTCACAGTAAaccatttccatcttcttcgatCCTTTGACGGAGAAGAATCCGCTCAGTTTATGTCCTATTTGTTGTAGATCGTCACATGAGGTTGGCATTTTACCGGTGTCAACTATAGGCCTCGTTCGGGCTGcacaattattattaaaaaatatatttttattataattaaaaacttaatttatCATTTTACCATTTAATTGTGTTAAAAAATCAGCAACGACAACATTTGTGCTGTTCAATTCCGTTCTCGTTGAgtccaaatttgttgttgcagTTTCCAAATGACTTAAAGTTGCTGAACAATTTCTTTCGATTACATTatcataatttattatttaattaaattttgataatACCGCTCAGTTCTTTTCTCAGATTGTCTTCGGTGGCTTTCAGTTTATGATCTAACCGTTGCGAATTTGCTACTTAgttatagaaaacaaaattaattaaattcaaacgaaattgcgatttttttaagaaaagcaaaaattcaaaataatgtcTTTTACCGTTTAATTTGGTCGTCAGTTGACTCAGATCATCGACTATGGATTTCGTGTTACTTAATTCGATCCTAGTTACGGTCAATGATGTTTTGGTGGcttccaactctttttctGTGATTTCCAACTTCTTTTGTACCACTGCAAACAAATTCTATTTTGACTTCAgccatttgaaataattttttaaagaaattaactaaatttgatttttgttatcTCACAAAGTAAAGTCCCGCaattgaatacaaaaaaaaatcgcttaAGAAATAGAAGGATCGTcagtaattataaaaattaccCGCTAGATTTTCTTCAGTGACTTTTATTTTAGCTGCCATCCGTGAATTTGCTTCAAAATCCCTTTTAGTTTCTGAAAtcataaaatgtttgtttattctttttttttatcttaaaaaaaatcttttagttaaaaaaattggcataCAATTTGAACTCTTATCGCAATTAATTTTCGTGTGAATTACCTTCCTTAATGGAGATCAGCTCTTTCGCAAATTTAGCTTCAAGATTTGCCAATGAttctaaaaatgtttgttaaatTACTAAAATCAGAGCTATTTCATTAGCAAATTGAATTGTGATTATGAATCCGAATGAATCCATTCAAATACCTTTGAGTTGTACTGGAAATTCACTTTCTTTAGATACACCAACTCCATCAATGAAACAATCATCTTGAAATgcaaaattaaagttaaattttttttctgtgaatctagtttaaaaaatcagcCCACCGTCGTTCAATTTTGGCTTAAAAGCAAGTCGCAAATGTTCGAATTCTTTAGGGCTGATGCGCAGTTGAGTCTTGACTCGATCACAATCTTCCCGTGTCGGACAGATCAAGGTAAACCTGAGTGATAACTGGTTGGCATATGGGAGCCACTCATTAGTCAATGAGAAATCAGCAGATTGTTCTTTGCTGGTCAGCCTGATACTGTCGAAATCGAAGACTTGCACTTGATCGAGCTCGATCTGTTGACTGAGGAGTTGAGTAAGGTGTTGGGCCACTTTTTTTCTGAGTTCTGgattccaaattgaaaaagtgacACTGAGAGTTCCATGGGTGCCCGTTTGATTGTTAATAGAAGCGACATTCAGGTGACGTAACAGAGCCATCGGCGAGTAGAAATAGATTGTCTTGCTGTTTTTAGTTGTTTGACTGTCGTAAATGTTGATGCAGAGGGACTCATGCTGCACGGAGGAAAGTTTAATCGGCAGCGGTTTATCCTGCCGAGTATCAGATGAGGTGGGACCAATTAGAAGATTGGGTGATTCTGAAGAAGCAAAACTTGTCAGACCAAGAATCGACGCAAGTAGTATCAGTTTCCATGACAACAAAATCCCCATCTGTAAatgacatttgaaatttttgaaattttcgaaATAACATGacattattaataataacaaggatGATTGGTTTACTAATAATTATGCATACATGtactatttaattttatttaattttttactacCTTTGAAATAGAACTCTGATCTTTCGTTGTGCTTCGGTGAAGAGCAGCTGAAGTGTGACGGTATGAACTGAAGGTCAGATCTTATGCCAAGAAATTTCGTGATGCGACGGTCTTAAACgaaactatttctttttttgtctcgtTCAAGCAGTCTTGTCACGGCCATTCGCCATCGCCtgaggaaaatgaaaactcCTGGCAGAAACCTAGCCTACCTTCTCACTGATCATCCCACTACCCATCTTTGGAAGGACTGTATTTCCACAACCTTGCAAACAACGTAAAACCGCAAACACAACTGTCAGggcattaaaatattttattcgtACGAATCAACAACTGACACAAGTTATGCTAAGGAACtatcaatagaaaaaataataacaaggaaaATTTCATCGTAAGCACAGCAaagcatttaaaaacaaatactgTCCCATCCTACTGCTGTGTCAATTTCTATTAGGATACTAAGTTAAATTAGGCTATTGCGGCAAACATACAAGgttactaaaaaaattactgaaatgTTTCCAATAATCTGGCCATTAAGAATTAGGGCAACTGATTGGTTACGGCCGAG
Coding sequences within it:
- the LOC124203658 gene encoding vacuolar protein sorting-associated protein 33A-like codes for the protein MFQLKPGRLPSISVKNMLFITRPEVELMDCIADNLHSEESQGHSASKEYQLIFVSRRSAVCEQRLKDKGVYGTLTSIDELPADFFPLDSDVISMELDNVFKDLYVDNEISSLHQIAHGLMSLQSLYGIFPNVVGKGRHARNVFELMTRMRRDIGVDCDPPMSPLFDTLMIIDRTVDLITPVVTQLTYEGLIDEFHGIKHNTVKLPGENFQASSNAGQSPRSDGSSVKSVVLNSAEELYADLRDKNFSAVGTALSRKAKAISAQ
- the LOC124203667 gene encoding uncharacterized protein LOC124203667 isoform X2; this encodes MGILLSWKLILLASILGLTSFASSESPNLLIGPTSSDTRQDKPLPIKLSSVQHESLCINIYDSQTTKNSKTIYFYSPMALLRHLNVASINNQTGTHGTLSVTFSIWNPELRKKVAQHLTQLLSQQIELDQVQVFDFDSIRLTSKEQSADFSLTNEWLPYANQLSLRFTLICPTREDCDRVKTQLRISPKEFEHLRLAFKPKLNDDDCFIDGVGVSKESEFPVQLKESLANLEAKFAKELISIKEETKRDFEANSRMAAKIKVTEENLAVVQKKLEITEKELEATKTSLTVTRIELSNTKSIVDDLSQLTTKLNANSQRLDHKLKATEDNLRKELSATLSHLETATTNLDSTRTELNSTNVVVADFLTQLNARTRPIVDTGKMPTSCDDLQQIGHKLSGFFSVKGSKKMEMVYCDFYPNQNDLQKWIGYADVKSAPVYFYVQRNSSFVTTKTPIPFELARVNEGNGIDLTSGIFTAPRPGTYFFSFTGMAKFSNSSTLVGLGVVLYLNGGQIGLGYVEEANTIDNQWSPLTLQSTLNLKKGDRVWVQIDFWTCSCQFLSDNENHNNHFTGFMLEEEIVESL
- the LOC124203667 gene encoding uncharacterized protein LOC124203667 isoform X1; amino-acid sequence: MGILLSWKLILLASILGLTSFASSESPNLLIGPTSSDTRQDKPLPIKLSSVQHESLCINIYDSQTTKNSKTIYFYSPMALLRHLNVASINNQTGTHGTLSVTFSIWNPELRKKVAQHLTQLLSQQIELDQVQVFDFDSIRLTSKEQSADFSLTNEWLPYANQLSLRFTLICPTREDCDRVKTQLRISPKEFEHLRLAFKPKLNDDDCFIDGVGVSKESEFPVQLKESLANLEAKFAKELISIKEETKRDFEANSRMAAKIKVTEENLAVVQKKLEITEKELEATKTSLTVTRIELSNTKSIVDDLSQLTTKLNVANSQRLDHKLKATEDNLRKELSATLSHLETATTNLDSTRTELNSTNVVVADFLTQLNARTRPIVDTGKMPTSCDDLQQIGHKLSGFFSVKGSKKMEMVYCDFYPNQNDLQKWIGYADVKSAPVYFYVQRNSSFVTTKTPIPFELARVNEGNGIDLTSGIFTAPRPGTYFFSFTGMAKFSNSSTLVGLGVVLYLNGGQIGLGYVEEANTIDNQWSPLTLQSTLNLKKGDRVWVQIDFWTCSCQFLSDNENHNNHFTGFMLEEEIVESL